A DNA window from Selenomonas sp. oral taxon 126 contains the following coding sequences:
- a CDS encoding S1 domain-containing RNA-binding protein, with product MAIEVGSVVEGVVTGITNFGAFVELPEGKTGLIHISEVADVYVNDVHDFLRERDTVKVKVLTVDDRGKIGLSIKALQDKTAASAQPAAASARPPRPPRDMRRTAASRQIGSPSFEDKLSRFLKDSDERLTDLRRKTDSKRGGRGSRRG from the coding sequence TTGGCCATCGAAGTTGGCAGTGTAGTAGAGGGCGTCGTGACGGGCATCACGAATTTTGGCGCTTTTGTCGAGCTCCCCGAGGGAAAGACGGGGCTCATCCACATCTCAGAGGTTGCCGATGTCTATGTGAATGATGTGCACGATTTCCTCAGGGAGCGGGATACGGTCAAGGTCAAGGTGCTCACCGTCGATGACCGTGGGAAAATCGGACTTTCGATCAAGGCGCTTCAGGACAAAACGGCAGCTTCTGCGCAGCCGGCTGCGGCTTCTGCACGTCCGCCGCGCCCCCCACGTGATATGCGGCGCACGGCTGCTTCGCGGCAGATCGGCTCCCCTTCCTTCGAGGACAAGCTGTCGCGCTTCCTGAAGGACAGCGATGAGCGGCTCACCGATCTGCGCCGCAAGACGGATTCCAAGCGGGGCGGACGAGGATCGCGACGCGGCTGA
- a CDS encoding FtsB family cell division protein has product MIRQRTPRRPRWFVITLLVILGYFGSMIVSQGFYLSHVYEDQRLASERLTAAQAENDRLRAEKERLGELPYIEKLAREELGMTGAGELPYAPGKRSNGN; this is encoded by the coding sequence ATGATACGGCAAAGAACCCCTAGAAGACCGCGTTGGTTCGTGATAACGCTCCTTGTCATTCTGGGCTATTTCGGTTCGATGATCGTCTCGCAGGGATTCTACCTCTCACATGTGTATGAGGATCAGCGGCTTGCCTCGGAGCGCCTTACGGCGGCGCAGGCGGAGAATGATCGTCTGCGCGCGGAGAAGGAGCGACTGGGAGAGCTTCCCTACATCGAAAAACTGGCACGCGAGGAGCTGGGCATGACGGGCGCGGGAGAGCTGCCCTATGCGCCCGGCAAGCGTTCGAACGGCAACTGA
- a CDS encoding MGDG synthase family glycosyltransferase, with protein MERARILILTASIGSGHTRAAEAIRAALAAHPRAHEMQVDVVDFMAREVSLIHYLMKRIYLTMLRFVPDLYDVFFRFAGKKAGGGIVRGAFAQVMVRTVGRIVRSYKPDLIVATHPFPEGAAALWRTRHGASYALAALLTDYALHAIWLVRGVDQYFVATETMAAEMAARGFDPHSVCATGIPIARADYSLSRREAQEQAGLDGDLPTVLLMGGGLGIGGMDRTLAALETLDQRLAILVVAGRNDVLEVHARRVAETSRHVIRVFAYTDEVPVLMRAADLLITKPGGLTLSEAFAAGLPLLLHDPIPGPETENAVYATRHGAAVWLHPGECMASAVEEILAHRIPEMRRAARICARENAAADVAEILADMLTRKRGHAYDTAKNP; from the coding sequence ATGGAACGTGCGCGTATTCTCATTCTGACTGCGTCCATCGGCTCCGGTCACACGCGGGCGGCGGAGGCGATTCGTGCGGCGCTCGCGGCGCATCCGCGTGCGCATGAGATGCAGGTGGACGTGGTCGACTTTATGGCGCGCGAGGTCTCGCTGATTCACTATCTCATGAAGCGCATCTATCTCACGATGCTGCGTTTCGTCCCCGACCTCTACGATGTATTCTTTCGCTTTGCCGGCAAAAAGGCGGGCGGCGGCATCGTGCGCGGCGCATTTGCACAGGTGATGGTGCGGACAGTGGGGCGCATCGTACGAAGTTATAAACCAGATCTCATCGTTGCGACCCATCCCTTTCCCGAGGGGGCGGCGGCGCTCTGGCGCACGCGGCATGGCGCTTCCTATGCGCTTGCGGCACTGCTGACAGACTATGCCCTGCATGCAATCTGGCTTGTGCGCGGCGTGGATCAATACTTTGTCGCAACGGAGACCATGGCGGCGGAGATGGCAGCGCGCGGCTTCGACCCACATTCGGTGTGTGCGACAGGCATACCGATTGCACGGGCGGACTATTCGCTTTCAAGACGCGAGGCGCAGGAGCAGGCGGGGCTGGACGGGGATCTGCCGACGGTTCTCCTCATGGGCGGCGGACTCGGGATCGGCGGTATGGATCGTACACTCGCCGCGCTTGAGACGCTCGATCAGCGGCTTGCCATTCTCGTTGTTGCGGGGCGCAATGACGTACTTGAGGTGCACGCGCGGCGCGTGGCAGAGACCTCGCGGCATGTGATCCGCGTCTTTGCCTATACCGATGAGGTGCCTGTGCTCATGCGGGCGGCAGATCTCCTCATCACGAAGCCGGGAGGACTGACGCTCAGCGAGGCGTTTGCGGCGGGGCTGCCGCTCCTCCTGCACGATCCGATTCCGGGACCTGAGACGGAGAACGCCGTCTATGCGACGCGACATGGAGCTGCCGTGTGGCTGCATCCGGGCGAGTGCATGGCGTCTGCGGTGGAGGAGATCCTTGCGCATCGGATTCCGGAGATGCGCAGGGCTGCGCGTATCTGTGCGCGTGAAAATGCAGCGGCCGATGTGGCGGAGATTCTGGCGGATATGCTGACAAGGAAGAGAGGGCATGCGTATGATACGGCAAAGAACCCCTAG
- a CDS encoding SDR family NAD(P)-dependent oxidoreductase yields MEKNIFAADAFAGKTALISGGTSGIGLAAAELFLAGGASVMLVGRSAERGQEALVQLAAGENARFVCGDVQRSADCQHAVEACVRAFGGVDILVNSAGIYVEGALDDLTDEMLDDLIATNVKGTFHLTQAALPHLRSTQGNIVNVASDAGLHGNYFCAAYAATKGAVIAFTRSLALELACDQVRVNAVAPADILTPLTERQLSPHRAREEQLREMASVYPLGRIGTPREAAAAIAFLASSAAAWVTGSVYCVDGGLAV; encoded by the coding sequence ATGGAAAAGAATATATTCGCCGCCGATGCCTTTGCGGGGAAAACGGCGCTGATCTCGGGCGGCACCTCGGGCATCGGGCTGGCTGCGGCAGAGCTCTTCCTTGCGGGCGGTGCGTCGGTCATGCTCGTGGGGCGAAGCGCAGAACGCGGACAGGAGGCGCTCGTGCAGCTTGCGGCGGGGGAGAACGCCCGCTTTGTGTGCGGCGATGTGCAACGCAGTGCAGACTGCCAACATGCGGTGGAGGCGTGCGTGCGCGCGTTTGGCGGTGTGGACATACTCGTGAACTCTGCGGGAATCTATGTGGAAGGTGCGCTGGATGATCTCACGGACGAGATGCTCGACGATCTGATTGCAACGAATGTCAAGGGCACATTTCATCTGACGCAGGCGGCGCTGCCGCATCTGAGGAGCACGCAGGGCAATATCGTGAATGTTGCCTCGGATGCGGGGCTGCACGGCAATTATTTCTGCGCAGCATATGCGGCGACAAAGGGGGCTGTCATCGCCTTTACGCGCTCTCTTGCACTTGAGCTCGCATGCGATCAGGTGCGCGTGAATGCGGTCGCACCTGCCGATATCCTGACGCCGCTCACGGAGCGCCAGCTCTCGCCGCATCGTGCGCGTGAGGAGCAGCTGCGCGAGATGGCTTCCGTCTATCCGCTGGGGCGCATTGGAACGCCTCGCGAAGCTGCGGCTGCGATTGCATTTCTTGCCTCGTCCGCAGCCGCATGGGTGACGGGGAGTGTCTACTGTGTGGACGGGGGACTGGCTGTGTAA
- a CDS encoding HU family DNA-binding protein, whose translation MNKQELVANVAEQASLTKKDAEKAVNAVFETIKNALSEGDRVQLIGFGTFEVKDRKARKGRNPQTGKEIEIAASKMPVFKAGKALKDSVN comes from the coding sequence TTGAACAAGCAGGAATTGGTCGCAAACGTAGCAGAGCAGGCAAGTCTGACAAAGAAGGATGCGGAAAAGGCGGTCAACGCTGTTTTTGAGACGATCAAGAACGCACTTTCCGAGGGCGACAGAGTTCAGCTCATCGGTTTCGGTACTTTCGAGGTGAAGGATCGCAAGGCGCGCAAGGGACGCAACCCGCAGACGGGCAAGGAGATCGAGATCGCGGCTTCGAAGATGCCTGTGTTCAAGGCTGGCAAGGCTCTGAAGGATTCTGTGAACTGA
- a CDS encoding SAM-dependent methyltransferase, which translates to MAEHKLTVAGLGPGDAGLITRDTWARIEAAQHIILRTRIHPTVEVLDAAGISYETYDHLYEEADDFDELYASIVDDLMARAREADILYLVPGSPFVAERTVQILRERTMEEGVPIEILPAMSFLEPLFAALGVDPVNGLSIVDAMDEEAVAAPPAQDLIITQLYSRELASDLKILLMEQFPDTQEVIYLHHLGLPDERVQRIPLFELDWQEDIDHLTTLFIPYIPVFWENS; encoded by the coding sequence ATGGCAGAACATAAACTGACGGTGGCGGGACTTGGACCCGGAGATGCGGGGCTTATCACGCGCGATACATGGGCGCGCATCGAGGCGGCGCAGCACATTATCCTGCGCACGCGCATTCATCCGACGGTGGAGGTGCTCGATGCGGCAGGCATTTCCTACGAGACGTACGATCATCTCTATGAGGAAGCTGACGACTTCGACGAACTTTACGCGTCGATTGTGGATGATCTCATGGCACGTGCACGGGAGGCGGATATCCTCTATCTTGTGCCGGGCAGCCCCTTTGTCGCGGAGCGTACGGTGCAGATTCTGCGTGAGCGTACGATGGAGGAGGGGGTGCCTATCGAGATCCTGCCTGCAATGAGTTTTTTGGAGCCGCTCTTTGCCGCGCTCGGGGTCGATCCCGTGAACGGGCTGTCGATTGTCGATGCGATGGACGAGGAAGCCGTTGCCGCGCCGCCTGCACAGGATCTCATCATCACGCAGCTCTATTCGCGCGAGCTGGCGTCCGATCTGAAGATCCTCCTCATGGAGCAATTCCCCGATACACAGGAGGTCATCTATCTCCATCATCTCGGCTTGCCCGATGAGCGCGTGCAGCGCATCCCACTCTTTGAACTCGATTGGCAGGAGGATATCGACCATCTGACCACCCTTTTTATTCCGTATATCCCTGTTTTTTGGGAAAATAGTTGA
- the mfd gene encoding transcription-repair coupling factor → MNALFSTLRGDSAVRQLADALGGEPQQILAHGFAGSMKHAAVAAAYDRSPRPLAIVTSGREALRAWQEDLASLLPEADVYELPELDRVDFAAPGAAKGLERSAQRMNILARLLRHEPIIVLAEIGAAAQRGLSTAEFSRAALSLRLGEELPRDTLLERLTALGYEHVAEVEHVGQFSVRGGIVDIFPINALSPIRVEFFDAEIDSMREYDPLTKRSIKNIGTASVMPLRAADDEGEACFLTYLGREGITLFDEPSRLIAALSDAAQEDEVRAARLFSWSEMVAAGAAGHELFASLMSRSYPDCVPSTLIDFQMVPMTAFQRQFALLESELRRYLVDGTQVLVLAGGVERANAVRDMLMGWKIPAVILRREGEEAKEAVAVTSGALRAGFELSAAKIAVLTEQDIFGRHKAKLRRTPSAGERIRHFREIAPGDYVVHVSHGIGKYLGVETLEVAGVHRDYLRIQYGGDDKLFVPTDQVGLLQKYIGSEGAAPRLHRMGTADWARARAKAQKSVEDIADHLLEIYSARQLARGHAFTPDDAGQREFEEAFPYEETADQLRAVAEIKRDMESEKPMDRLLCGDVGFGKTEVAVRAAFKAAMDGFQVAVLVPTTVLAQQHYQTFAARFAEFAPKVDVVCRFRSVREQAATLHEVARGRVDILIGTHAILNRKRVRFQNLGLLIVDEEQRFGVTQKEKIKEFAAGVDVLTLSATPIPRTLHMSLAGARDMSIIETPPADRLPVQSYVVESSDEMMRGAIERELARGGQIYFIYNRVESIDRMREHLLQLVPEARIASAHGQMNEDVLEQVMMDFYEGHYDILLATSIIENGIDVANANTIIIYDADRFGLSQLYQMRGRVGRSAKMAFAYFTYRRDKVLSETAEKRLQAMKEFAQLGSGFKIAMRDLEIRGAGSLLGAQQHGHIAGVGFEMYVKLLEEAVARKRGEAPAPPPVETVIDLPVEAYIDGGYIDDAMHKIEIYQKIAAVRSNEDLDALLDELIDRFGEPTAPVLALLDIARIKNYARSFGARSIAAKGEALDIALPEGEKLPLPALMQLDRAFGRRVGPLPEGDGYRIRLQPKERREILDTALEIVQMASGE, encoded by the coding sequence ATGAACGCACTCTTTTCGACTCTGCGCGGTGACAGTGCCGTGCGTCAGCTGGCAGATGCGCTCGGCGGAGAGCCGCAGCAGATACTTGCACACGGCTTTGCCGGCTCGATGAAGCACGCCGCCGTTGCCGCTGCCTATGACCGCAGCCCGCGCCCGCTTGCCATTGTGACGAGCGGGCGGGAGGCACTGCGCGCGTGGCAGGAGGATCTTGCCTCACTTCTGCCGGAGGCGGATGTCTACGAATTGCCGGAATTGGATCGCGTGGACTTTGCTGCGCCCGGCGCTGCGAAGGGGCTCGAGCGCTCGGCGCAGCGCATGAACATCCTCGCGCGTCTCCTGCGGCATGAGCCGATCATCGTGCTCGCGGAGATCGGCGCGGCGGCGCAGAGGGGGCTGAGCACGGCGGAGTTCTCGCGCGCTGCGCTCTCCCTGCGCCTCGGTGAGGAACTGCCGCGCGATACGCTGCTCGAGCGCCTGACTGCGCTCGGCTACGAGCATGTGGCGGAGGTGGAGCACGTCGGGCAGTTCAGCGTGCGCGGCGGCATTGTCGACATCTTCCCCATCAACGCGCTCTCTCCCATCCGCGTGGAATTCTTCGATGCGGAGATCGACTCCATGCGCGAGTACGACCCGCTGACGAAGCGTTCCATCAAAAATATCGGCACGGCTTCCGTCATGCCGCTGCGTGCAGCGGATGATGAGGGGGAGGCGTGCTTTTTGACGTATCTCGGACGCGAGGGAATCACGCTGTTCGATGAGCCATCTCGTCTGATTGCAGCGCTTTCGGACGCCGCACAGGAGGACGAGGTGCGCGCGGCACGCCTCTTCTCGTGGTCGGAGATGGTCGCGGCAGGGGCGGCAGGGCATGAGCTCTTTGCCTCTCTGATGAGCCGCTCCTATCCCGACTGTGTACCGTCGACGCTCATCGACTTTCAGATGGTGCCGATGACGGCGTTTCAGCGGCAGTTCGCCCTGCTCGAGAGCGAGCTGCGCCGTTATCTTGTGGATGGGACGCAGGTGCTTGTGCTCGCGGGCGGCGTGGAGCGTGCGAATGCCGTCCGCGATATGCTGATGGGGTGGAAGATCCCCGCCGTCATCCTGCGCAGGGAGGGCGAGGAGGCAAAGGAAGCCGTCGCCGTCACATCGGGTGCGTTGCGTGCGGGTTTTGAGCTGAGCGCAGCGAAGATTGCCGTCCTTACGGAGCAGGATATCTTCGGCCGCCACAAGGCAAAGCTGCGGCGCACACCGTCGGCAGGGGAGCGCATCCGTCACTTTCGCGAGATTGCGCCCGGCGACTACGTTGTCCATGTATCGCACGGCATCGGGAAATACCTCGGCGTGGAGACGCTCGAGGTGGCAGGTGTGCACCGCGACTACCTGCGCATTCAGTACGGCGGAGACGACAAGCTTTTCGTACCGACAGATCAGGTCGGCCTCCTGCAAAAGTACATCGGCTCGGAGGGGGCGGCACCGCGCCTGCACCGCATGGGGACGGCGGACTGGGCGCGTGCGCGTGCAAAGGCGCAGAAGTCCGTGGAGGACATTGCCGACCATCTGCTCGAGATCTACAGCGCACGCCAGCTCGCACGAGGGCACGCCTTTACGCCCGACGATGCGGGGCAGCGCGAGTTCGAGGAGGCGTTCCCGTACGAGGAGACGGCAGATCAGCTGCGCGCTGTCGCGGAGATCAAGCGCGACATGGAGAGTGAAAAGCCTATGGATCGCCTGCTCTGCGGGGACGTGGGCTTCGGCAAGACGGAGGTTGCCGTGCGCGCGGCATTCAAGGCGGCAATGGATGGCTTTCAGGTCGCTGTGCTCGTGCCGACGACGGTGCTCGCACAGCAGCACTACCAGACCTTTGCTGCGCGTTTTGCCGAGTTCGCGCCGAAGGTGGATGTGGTCTGCCGCTTCCGATCCGTGCGCGAGCAGGCGGCAACCCTGCATGAGGTGGCACGCGGGCGCGTGGACATCCTCATTGGGACGCATGCCATCCTCAATCGGAAGCGCGTGCGCTTTCAGAACCTCGGACTCCTGATCGTGGACGAGGAGCAGCGCTTCGGCGTCACGCAGAAGGAGAAGATCAAGGAATTCGCGGCGGGGGTCGATGTGCTGACGCTCTCGGCGACGCCGATTCCGCGCACGCTGCATATGTCGCTCGCGGGTGCGCGCGACATGAGCATCATCGAGACGCCGCCCGCCGACCGTCTGCCCGTGCAGTCCTACGTCGTGGAGAGCAGCGACGAGATGATGCGCGGCGCGATTGAGCGCGAGCTTGCGCGCGGGGGACAGATCTATTTCATTTACAACCGCGTGGAGAGCATCGACCGCATGCGCGAGCATCTGCTTCAACTCGTCCCCGAGGCGCGCATTGCATCGGCGCATGGGCAGATGAACGAGGACGTACTCGAGCAGGTGATGATGGACTTCTACGAGGGGCATTATGACATCCTGCTCGCAACGAGCATCATCGAGAATGGCATCGACGTGGCAAATGCGAATACGATCATCATCTACGATGCCGACCGCTTCGGACTCTCGCAGCTCTATCAGATGCGCGGGCGCGTGGGGCGCTCGGCAAAGATGGCGTTCGCCTACTTTACCTATCGCCGCGACAAGGTGCTCAGCGAGACGGCGGAGAAACGCCTGCAGGCGATGAAGGAGTTCGCCCAGCTCGGCTCGGGGTTTAAGATCGCCATGCGCGATCTCGAGATTCGCGGCGCGGGGAGTCTCCTCGGCGCGCAGCAGCACGGTCACATCGCGGGCGTTGGCTTTGAGATGTATGTCAAGCTGCTTGAGGAGGCGGTTGCACGCAAGCGCGGCGAGGCTCCTGCGCCCCCGCCCGTGGAGACGGTCATCGATCTGCCCGTGGAGGCGTACATCGACGGCGGCTATATCGACGATGCGATGCACAAGATCGAGATCTATCAGAAGATTGCTGCCGTGCGCAGCAACGAGGATCTGGATGCGCTGCTCGACGAGCTGATCGACCGTTTCGGTGAGCCGACGGCACCCGTCCTCGCACTCCTCGACATTGCACGTATCAAGAACTATGCGCGCAGTTTTGGCGCACGCAGCATTGCAGCAAAGGGCGAGGCACTGGATATCGCCCTGCCCGAGGGGGAGAAATTGCCCCTGCCGGCGCTTATGCAGCTCGATCGTGCCTTTGGGCGGCGCGTGGGCCCTCTGCCGGAGGGGGACGGTTATCGCATTCGCTTGCAGCCGAAGGAGCGCAGGGAGATATTGGATACGGCACTGGAAATTGTGCAGATGGCAAGTGGAGAGTGA
- a CDS encoding CTP synthase: protein MAKYIFVTGGVVSSLGKGITAASLGRLLKNRGLKVTIQKFDPYINIDPGTMSPYQHGEVFVTDDGAETDLDLGHYERFIDINLTKRSNITTGKVYSTVLNKERHGDYLGSTVQVIPHITNEIKQRVYDVAKADNADVVITEIGGTVGDIESLPFLEAIRQVKKEVGKNDVLYIHVTLLPYIGAAGELKTKPTQHSVKELRAIGIQPDILVCRTEQPIPRDMKEKIALFCDVDADAVIENRTASTIYEVPLMMQQEGLDRIVLEKMAMNFDPSNMETWEKMVFKINHPARKVKIAVVGKYVALPDAYMSVTEALHHGGIEHDAQVKITWINAEELEEPNADLDEIFVGCKGILVPGGFGDRGVEGKIRAIQYAREHEIPFLGLCLGMQCAVIEFARHVAGLTNAHSTEFVPETPHPVIALMEDQQDVEEKGGTMRLGAYPCLLADGSHSRAEYGAGEISERHRHRFEFNNAYRAQLEEKGMVIAGTSPDDRLVEVVEIADHPWFVASQFHPELKSRPNHPHPLFAGFVRAALAAAPK from the coding sequence ATGGCAAAGTATATTTTCGTCACGGGCGGCGTGGTTTCATCACTTGGCAAGGGCATTACAGCGGCATCGCTCGGACGCCTGCTCAAGAATCGCGGGCTGAAGGTCACCATTCAGAAATTCGATCCCTACATCAACATCGACCCCGGCACGATGAGCCCCTATCAGCACGGTGAGGTGTTCGTCACGGACGACGGGGCGGAGACGGATCTCGACCTCGGGCACTATGAGCGCTTTATCGACATCAACCTCACGAAGCGTTCGAACATCACGACGGGCAAGGTCTACTCGACGGTGCTCAACAAGGAGCGCCACGGCGACTATCTTGGCTCGACGGTGCAGGTGATTCCGCACATTACGAACGAGATCAAGCAGCGTGTCTATGACGTGGCAAAGGCGGATAACGCCGACGTGGTCATCACGGAGATCGGCGGGACGGTCGGTGACATCGAGAGTCTGCCGTTCCTCGAGGCAATCCGTCAGGTCAAGAAGGAAGTCGGCAAGAACGACGTGCTCTACATCCATGTGACCCTGCTCCCCTACATCGGCGCAGCGGGCGAGCTGAAGACGAAGCCGACGCAGCACAGCGTCAAGGAGCTGCGCGCCATCGGCATTCAGCCCGACATTCTCGTCTGCCGCACGGAGCAGCCGATTCCGCGCGATATGAAGGAGAAGATTGCACTCTTCTGCGATGTGGATGCAGATGCGGTCATCGAGAACCGCACGGCATCGACAATCTATGAAGTTCCCCTCATGATGCAGCAGGAGGGGCTCGACCGCATTGTGCTCGAGAAGATGGCGATGAATTTCGATCCGTCCAATATGGAGACGTGGGAAAAGATGGTCTTCAAGATCAACCATCCCGCGCGGAAAGTAAAGATTGCCGTCGTCGGCAAATACGTCGCACTGCCCGATGCCTATATGTCCGTCACGGAGGCGCTGCACCATGGCGGCATCGAGCACGACGCGCAGGTGAAGATCACGTGGATCAATGCGGAGGAACTCGAGGAGCCGAACGCCGACCTCGACGAGATTTTCGTCGGCTGCAAGGGGATTCTCGTGCCCGGCGGATTCGGCGACCGAGGCGTTGAGGGAAAGATCCGCGCGATTCAGTACGCACGCGAGCACGAGATTCCGTTCCTCGGGCTCTGCCTCGGCATGCAGTGCGCCGTCATCGAGTTCGCGCGTCACGTTGCGGGTCTCACGAATGCGCACAGCACGGAGTTCGTCCCCGAGACGCCGCATCCCGTCATTGCGCTGATGGAGGATCAGCAGGATGTGGAGGAAAAGGGCGGTACGATGCGCCTTGGCGCGTATCCGTGCCTCCTTGCAGACGGTTCGCATTCACGTGCGGAGTACGGTGCAGGCGAGATCAGCGAGCGCCACCGCCACCGCTTCGAGTTCAACAACGCCTACCGCGCACAGCTCGAGGAGAAGGGCATGGTCATTGCGGGTACAAGTCCCGATGATCGTCTTGTGGAGGTTGTGGAGATTGCAGATCATCCGTGGTTTGTCGCCTCGCAGTTCCATCCCGAGCTGAAGTCGCGCCCGAACCATCCGCATCCGCTCTTTGCAGGATTTGTACGGGCAGCGCTTGCTGCAGCACCCAAATGA
- the rpoE gene encoding DNA-directed RNA polymerase subunit delta: MDFEHMSEMDIAYHILTQKKEPIHYKELITEVIESKHKPVQSLAMAISEIYTMMNMDSRFHYEGESKWGLTEWVPPEVKRSSSRSAGGASKAGITKEAARKKKLESIQN, encoded by the coding sequence ATGGATTTTGAACACATGTCGGAAATGGACATTGCCTATCACATTCTTACGCAGAAGAAAGAGCCGATCCACTACAAGGAGCTCATCACCGAGGTGATTGAGTCGAAGCACAAGCCCGTGCAGTCGCTCGCAATGGCAATCTCCGAGATCTACACGATGATGAATATGGACAGCCGCTTTCACTATGAAGGCGAGAGCAAATGGGGGCTGACGGAGTGGGTACCGCCCGAGGTCAAGCGCTCCTCGTCCCGTTCGGCGGGCGGCGCGTCCAAGGCCGGAATCACGAAGGAAGCAGCGCGCAAGAAGAAGCTCGAGAGTATTCAAAACTGA
- the argS gene encoding arginine--tRNA ligase — protein MDIKHEIEQALICAVEAAVAAGELPAGGTLPPVLLEEPPEKELGDFATNFAMQSARVFRQPPQKIAAAIRAHLAGDWLDRAEVAGPGFLNLYLKKTVLADTLRAILAAGEDYGTLPPQDAPRIQVEYVSANPTGPLHVGHGRGAAVGSALVKLLRTAGYAVDSEYYVNDAGNQMNLLAVSVNARYLELLGKEVEFPENGYHGADIVETAQRIIDREGDKYLALPEEERLQLFQDVAYREKLAALEEDLADFGVTFDRWYSERTLHPDAVRRVVDVLLERGKAYEQDGAVWLRSTDYGDDKDRVIFRDNGVPTYLAADIAYHDDKYERGYGRLINIWGADHHGYVARVKAAMAALGHDPEKLTVLLLQMVSLYRDGELVKLSKRTGETVTLRELMEEVGVDAARYFFLMRSLDSQLDFDLDLAKKKSNENPVYYIQYAHARISSIFRQADEAGIAVRDGAELELLTDETEIALIKKLAAYPEEIARAAADFAPQRIARYSHELAGAFHSFYNKCRIVGQETALASARLALVLATGRVIRHSLWVLGVSAPEKM, from the coding sequence GTGGATATAAAACACGAGATCGAACAGGCACTCATATGTGCGGTAGAAGCGGCTGTGGCGGCGGGAGAGCTGCCGGCGGGAGGAACGCTCCCCCCTGTCCTTCTGGAAGAACCGCCGGAAAAGGAACTCGGCGACTTTGCGACGAATTTCGCCATGCAGTCGGCACGCGTCTTCCGTCAGCCGCCGCAGAAGATTGCAGCGGCGATTCGGGCGCATCTCGCGGGCGACTGGCTCGATCGTGCGGAGGTTGCAGGTCCCGGCTTCCTCAATCTCTACCTCAAAAAGACAGTGCTCGCAGATACGCTGCGAGCCATACTCGCGGCGGGGGAGGACTACGGCACGCTCCCCCCGCAGGATGCCCCGCGCATTCAGGTGGAGTATGTCAGCGCGAACCCGACGGGCCCGCTGCACGTTGGGCATGGTCGCGGCGCAGCCGTCGGCTCGGCGCTCGTGAAGCTGCTGCGCACGGCGGGCTATGCGGTCGACAGCGAGTACTATGTGAACGATGCGGGCAATCAGATGAATCTCCTCGCCGTCTCGGTGAATGCGCGCTATCTGGAACTCCTCGGCAAAGAGGTGGAATTCCCTGAGAACGGCTACCACGGTGCGGATATTGTGGAGACGGCGCAGCGGATCATCGACCGCGAGGGGGACAAGTACCTCGCCCTGCCCGAGGAGGAGCGCCTGCAGCTCTTTCAGGATGTCGCCTACCGCGAGAAGCTTGCGGCGCTCGAGGAGGATCTGGCGGATTTCGGCGTGACGTTCGACCGTTGGTACAGTGAGCGCACGCTGCATCCCGATGCTGTGCGCCGCGTGGTAGACGTGCTGCTCGAGCGCGGGAAGGCATACGAGCAGGACGGTGCCGTCTGGCTGCGTTCGACGGACTATGGGGACGACAAGGATCGCGTGATCTTCCGCGATAATGGCGTGCCGACCTATCTCGCGGCGGACATCGCCTACCATGACGACAAATATGAGCGCGGCTACGGCCGCCTCATCAACATCTGGGGCGCCGACCACCACGGCTATGTGGCGCGCGTCAAGGCGGCGATGGCGGCGCTCGGGCACGATCCCGAGAAGCTCACGGTGCTCCTTCTGCAGATGGTGAGCCTCTATCGTGACGGGGAGCTCGTGAAGCTCAGCAAGCGCACGGGCGAGACGGTCACGCTGCGCGAGCTGATGGAGGAGGTCGGCGTCGATGCGGCGCGTTACTTCTTCCTCATGCGCTCACTCGACAGTCAGCTCGATTTCGATCTCGATCTTGCGAAGAAGAAGTCGAATGAAAACCCTGTTTACTACATCCAGTACGCACATGCGCGCATCTCGAGCATCTTCCGTCAGGCGGACGAGGCGGGGATTGCCGTGCGGGATGGAGCGGAGCTTGAGCTCCTGACGGATGAGACGGAGATCGCACTCATCAAGAAGCTCGCCGCCTACCCCGAGGAGATTGCGCGTGCGGCGGCGGACTTTGCCCCGCAGCGCATTGCACGCTACAGCCATGAGCTGGCGGGCGCATTCCACTCGTTCTACAACAAATGCCGCATCGTCGGACAGGAGACAGCGCTCGCCTCTGCACGGCTTGCGCTTGTGCTCGCGACGGGACGCGTGATTCGTCACAGTCTCTGGGTGCTAGGGGTGTCGGCGCCGGAGAAGATGTAA